The nucleotide sequence CTTGATCCAGGTTCAATTCGGTGAAGGGTATCAAAGTGTGTAAAGATGGGTGTAtcgagatttttttttaaagaatacaAAGTCAAGGAAATAGAGGAATGTGGACTAGGATCGGAGGTAATTATGGACTAGGTTTTTGGGTTCACAACTTTTTAATaactattaaaatattaaacctatttgtaatttttttaaatttaattagacttgtgtgattcatttatgtgtcacatcagtacatatcaaaatttttgacagaattgtAACGGgatgactacattgatttgagacacttacttgcgggactacattgatcgatttttaattttagCAACCATTTTGATGTCGCAGGTCAATTTTAGGGATTATTTTGATGTCGCAAGTCAATtttaaggaccatttgtgagaaaaaaatgacttaatggaatttttaacagaattgtgacAGAATGACCACATTGAATTGAACACCTATTtttagggactacattgattgattttcaatttcaatgatcATCTTGATGATgagggtcaatttcaaggatcatTTGTGATTAAAATCCTCACGGAAAACATTAACAAGTTTCTtttgaaaccaaaaaaaattgcCGTGTATTCTTCTTTCTATTATCTacatgatctctctctctctctctctctctctctctctctctctctctctctctctctctcaatctctcctGTCAAAGTCTCATAAGCTTTCAAGGCAGTTCGAGAAGAAAATTTTAAGGTTAGaataattatattaattgtttTGCTTAGTTGTTATAACAAGGTAATGTTTTGAATGTTTATAGCTTCAATAACTTCAGCATTTCTTTTTATGGGAACACATAGCTAGCTTTAGCATTTTAGAATGTATATATAGAAATAAGTACAAACCATAGAAAACATAAAATAAGATTCCACTACTTGAATATTACACAGAATTACAACGTACATGTATGCCTTTGGTACATACATGCATCCATAAGCTTAGAATAGCAagaaacaaattaaagaaaCCGCAACTAGTACAAAGTACATACATATAAGAATCACTGATTTTGATTTCTCAAACTACTGAACATGAAACTATAACATGGCCACAGCGTCATTGAACATTAAAATGGCGTTTAGCTAGTGATGTAGTGATCAAGATGAAGCGATTGATGACATCTTTATTTATTAACTAGTTGATAAACTGAGTTGTACTGCTTCAGTGAAGCTTGAGGTTTCTCATCCTGCAAAGCATGCAAAATTACATGGGGTTAGCTTTAGCTGAAAATCAACGCTAGCTTTGATCAACTTGGGTGGATGGTGGTATTGGAAGTCAGTGTATATAGTCTTATTAGAGCATGGAATGAGATGGAAAATAAAACTTGGTGGTGTTAAAAAATAGTTGTGTATTTTAAGCAGAAGTTTCATAGTGCACGAAGTCAGAAAGTAGTAATAAATAATAGTAATTTTTGTTTAGGTGGAGGACTTAGACAATACTGTATGTTTTTATACAATATAAGACTACCTCTTTTCCTCATCACTCATGTGGTGGCCATGGCTGTTCCCACCAGTAGTCCTGTAATCTGGGAAGGGCACCTGGCCTGACTCAATATGCTTGACATCTTCCACAAGAACCTCATAGTGCCTCTTGACTTCCTCCGGTGTTTTGCCGCCGACCGCTTTGGCCACATTGTACCAGCGGTCAGCAGTGTCCTTGTCGTAGACAGCCAGAGCCTTTTCAAAGgctttgttttgcttggcaGTCCAGGAGGAGCCAGAGCCTCTTGAGGACATTGAGCTTGATGCCATTGAATAATTTCTTAGAGTAAGATGGTTTTCTATAAACACTATAGTGAAAAGCTTGGAAGGAAAAttaaggagagagagaagggagagaagacCTAAGTGAAGGGAAGTGTGTGATATGAGCTGAGTGCTGGCAATACCTGCTCTTTATAAGGAGGGGGAGTGGGGGTGAGGTGGGGTAGTGCCAGTTGGCAAAGAGATCTTGGAAAAATGAAGGggaatttgaatgatttgtcACCTTAGCTACCACAAAATTATTTCAATGAAGAAATAGTACTAGGACAAAGATGGAGAACTACATTGCAAGGAGAGAATCagtatctccaagattttttttttttttttttggtcaagatttttttatagatagaAGAACCAATAAAGCTGATTGaagtcattttctttctttttgtctatcATAAGTTATTATTCACAATCCGAAAATGTAACATTGCACTCTAAGAATTTTTTAGTTGAtataaaaacttttttttaaaaaaaaaaaaagtgcaagatttcaaccaaagaaaaaaagaagcaagATGGTTGTTCTGGAAGGGAGATCTTTGCTCATCACCTAAGTGTTGGAGCATCACGTCACTTACGGTCTAGTGGTGATCGTCTTCAcctgtaagtgagaggtcttagattcaattctcacccaaggcaaatttgaaccacattattgctagcccatgtGAGGCAAAGCTCACCCCCTtcctatcgtttgttaaaaaaaaaaaaagttggaccATCACTACCATATGAAGGCCTTGTTTAGGATAAATAATTAGGTAAGATTCAAGATAAGACACTATTTTCATGGTATATGTTGgaggaagaaatgaaaaaaaatgtgaCCAACTTAGAGGTAAAAGATGAATTACGCTAGGAGAAAAACTCCCTCTAATCCTCCCTTAAATGGTAGGATTAGAAAGGAGAAGTTTTATTCATGTTTATTACTCTTCCAAtccattaaaaatgaaaaacgttCTCTTCTGCTTTCAACATGTCTTCAATTTAGAGGATTATCAATTTTCATCAAGTCTGCTATAATAAAATGGAATTAGGGATAAGCAGTCAATCCTTTATACTAAACAAGTCTTAAATTTCAttaattagatgaaataaagTTTCGATATGTATGTGTACTAGATAGAGTAAATCAGTGTCACTTAACCACAGTTAGTGTAACAGTGATGCTCACTACTACTAAGGTTGGTGTCTTTTTGGAGTCTGAATAACAACTTTGTTTTCTGAGAAGAGTCGAGCACAAAAACCTAGAAGTTTTTCTCTTGCTTATTTTccaaattaacttttaaacctAGAAATTAGCAAATTGAAGCTACTTGGTCTCCATCATAGAAGTTTGCCTTCTTGATTAGAAAAATGGTAGTTTTGTAAAGTATCTTTAGAAGATAAAGCATACCAATAAGGGAAAAAACAAAGTAGAAATTCTCATGGTGAGAGTCTCTTCATCCATTGAGATATCCTTCATATTATAGAGAAATTTTCCAGTGTGCTGCATATACATGGCCCGTAACAAcaaattttataatataaatagttGGAAACTTTCTTTTTAAAGCATCCAACCACCTATAACTGGGATCAAAATGCAGAATTTGATTCCGATTATGGGAACTACCTTTGTTTACTAAGCTTTggagaataaaaagaaaagtgaGACCCACACAAAATAAGGAATTCAATTCCTCATTTTGAATGAAGGAATTGGACTCCTTAATTTGAGGTGGTAATCCAATTTTGCGAGTATGGAGGAATCGAAAacaatttttcttcccattacaACTTAGATATTTACTATAATTTCCTTTTCTTGGGTTGTATTTCTTGAATTTCATGTTTCTTTAATAAACAtataaattaaaagaagacaaataattaatgttcaaataattaatgtttATAGGGTAATTACTATTATTAAGATTTTATTATGTTCCAAAAATATCACTAATGATACAAGAAATACGTTATTTAGAACAAAagtattttagtaatcatattcATTTCTATTATGTGGATTCGTAAATAATTTATATGAACTCAGTTTCATTCTTACTCTAATTCCTCAACATTTAAGCAAGCAGTTTCAATATGAATATGATTCTGATTCTTCCCCGTTCCAACTCCTCAATTACATTCCTCTTATTTAAATTACGTAAATGAGTCATTACTGTAGCGGATTGTATTCAtgttacattgaaaaatctctcttgaTTACATCACTTCCTCTCTGTTTTATTCTCTAACTTTGTAGGATTTTAATGTGGGGCCCCCATTCTCAAACCACAGTCAATCAGATTGACCGTACTAAactttcacgtgtgcatgacaagccatttttctctctttattttttcCCACCTTTATttttgtatctttttttttttttttttttttttttgaggattTAAGTAAATTGGGAGGCCTGTGTTCTCCGCAGTACAAGTGATCTTGCTAATTAGTGTGCTGTGTCCTGAACAACGTTCCAAGCACTCTAGCTGGCGGCCTGCTGAGTCCGTACAATGATGCAATTGTGTTTTTCTCTGAGAATAGGTCAATATATATAATGTTACCCACTCTTCAGCAGTTCGGGACCCTTTCTGATATAGTTTGGTCATTTGGCACAGAAAACTTAGTCATATTATTCACTATGTAGTTAAAAAAGAAGGGGGAAATGTACCAATAAAATTGGCTACAATTTTTATCAAAAAGTAAATTTGACAAAACAATAAGTCGTGTATATAAATAACGGTTAAGTGTCCTCTGTTTGTTTATGTccctcaaattttatttttttctaaaaagaaTGTCTAGATAATTGGTTGAATTGAACTTGAACTCTTAAATCATTATGTTATGTTGATTTTACACAAAAAGTTAAGATTGATTTGCTATTGCTAATTGTCATTTGAATCACAACATCAACGAACAAAACCAAGTTTTTCATGATTAATTGACAATTGAAGTATGTAGTAATGTAGAAAACAATTTTTGTAGATATCTAGTTTCTAGGATAGTAAATAGTAATTTTATCTGATCCAAATTTGTCGTTCATGAGAGTTGAACTAGTGAAATCAATTATTTCATGATGTTCATGATTTTGACCCTTTCATGTGCCAAACAGGTCTAAAGTTAAATCGAGAAATACAAATTTCTGTACTGATATATATAACAAGCATATCCACATAACGATCTCCTTTACTTTGTCCTTAGCTGTTGCTGCCGGATGGTACATTGGAGTCACAAACACTAGCCATACATCCTGCCACTTGCCATTCAAATTTTAGCTTATTTTGATCCATAAATCATTGTTCTTCATTTCTATATTTGGTTATTCctcatataaaataaaaaattggctTAAGTTTAACCTCTGTCTCTGGGATGAACAAACAGTTTGAAGCTGGGTGGCTGTTAGTCTGTTTTTTGGCATCTTTTAATGAACTCATGGGCAGCCGATTGCAATAATGTGATAGAATCGTTTACTGGCCACAGTTAAAGTGGCCTAGTTGTGGTTTTTTTTGAAACTTCGCACATTTACATGTATACACCCATATTCATATTTCTCGCCTTATGTGACTACTAGTCATGTGATGAGAGagataaatttattttatacatCGGTTGCACCTAAGACATGGAAAGTGTATGTTTCCATACTTCTTACATCAGATGTGTTATAATATTCTGTGTTGAGTACCTGTGAAGCTAGCATCACCAACACGCTGGTGATTCCGAAGAAAACGATATGTTAGACTAAGAACACCATAATGGTGTACTAGCTAGTTGCATATTTTGTTTGGCAGATTATCTATAGTCGGTGAACAAGATATAACTTGCATAGCACCACAGGGTTAAGGAGTATCTAATTTAAGAGAGTGACAGCATTAGGTGAAGAGAATATCTGTTTAGAACAAAAAGTCAAGTGTGAGGAATCCGATTTTAGAAGGGAGACAATGTGATACCATGGCTTTAATCTGCAACTTGGTTAATGTAGCCCAACCTATGGGTCTACATTTTGCACAAATCCTGCCACTAGACCTTAGTTTAGTCAGTTTACAAACTTCTGTGATCCAGAACCAGTTTGTGTATCCAGGGACATAAGATTTGGAGTGCCAGCCAAAAAGGATATTTCAGTATTTGGAAATATTTCTCAGTGACtgaaccttttctttttcttgaataCTTCTCAGTGACTGAACTTAGTTGCCTCTCTAAATCTCAAGAAACGTTTGCAGGGCTTAATGAACCATACTTTTGGGAATAACAAAAATGGCAGTGACTGTCTTACTATCACATAGTGTTACTACTTCATGTATTATATGTAGTATGAGCCAACAACAAGGTTTACATTTGATATCAGTTTGTCATCAAACATAATCTCGAAAACCCTATTCCTCTGCACACGCATTTCTGTGTCCTCGTGCTATTCTAATGAAAAGTCCTATAGTAAATAGATCTCTTATCTTCATATCAAACAAAGACTAGGATTTTTTGGCTGATCAAATGCAGAAGGTATATTAATCGAAACATCGAAAATAAAAGTGGCCTCCATTGTCAAGTTGCATCAATAATGGTCGTGGTATACTGGCCACATGCTAATGGGGCTATCACTTATCATTAGCTGAAAACTACTTTGACCAACTTTCTATGGATCTATACGAAATTTTAATAAAGTAATGCTTTGAGATCGATACACCCTCTTAACGATATTTGGAATCCTTATCATCCCAGTCTATCTCCAATAGAAAGCAAAATCTCTTAGATTCCTCCTCTCTTTCAGGACTAATTCTTCTGGCGGTTGTGGTCCTTCCTTACAAGTTGGAGAAAGTGGTTAACCTTGGACTCTTTTGGCCCCTCCGTTGCTAGAATTTtgtgcttatgatttccataaTTGGTTTGGTTAATGATGCACATAGTACTTACCTAAAATATCTCAGACTTTCCTTTGATTAACATGCGAGCGGGGGAGCTA is from Malus sylvestris chromosome 5, drMalSylv7.2, whole genome shotgun sequence and encodes:
- the LOC126622419 gene encoding transcription factor RADIALIS yields the protein MASSSMSSRGSGSSWTAKQNKAFEKALAVYDKDTADRWYNVAKAVGGKTPEEVKRHYEVLVEDVKHIESGQVPFPDYRTTGGNSHGHHMSDEEKRMRNLKLH